DNA sequence from the Tachysurus vachellii isolate PV-2020 chromosome 16, HZAU_Pvac_v1, whole genome shotgun sequence genome:
gtaatCAGAGAAAATGATTTTGTGTTCACTCGCTCAGTTCTTGTCTACAGTCCTTAGTACATACTAATGTAGTGCATTAGTGACTTAGTGcttaaatcaaaataataatctgATTAAAATATCCAATGAATTGTAATATAAACAATTTTAGcgattttttaaacacatttcagcTAGAATCTGAAATTTAAATGACCATTTTAAAGGGTGCTTTAGTACTAAGTGTATTTCATGTTTCTACAATGATGCTAGTCGTGCTAATTCTCCTACTTAATTTAATGATGTAGAACACATCAGATCTACACAACTGCAGAAAATAAACTCAGCTAAAGCTTCCATTTATGACATcgagtaaaagaaaaagatatttaaaagtttaaatggAAACGAAATGGAAAGACTTCGGTGCTAATCAAGCTAGCTAAGGAAAAAAGCTATATAAAGTAATTAAATCCTTCCTAGCTTTCACAAGCTATTCACAATAAAGTGTTAATAAGCTTAGCCTCAGGCTTTAAAATCTGAAAAGGTGCTAACAAAGTGccttagtaaaaataaaagcccAGAAGGTAGAGCGTTGTCCTTCCGTGTATGTAGCTGAGTAAGAGGTGCTTTAAACAGATGCTTCGGTTCTAATGATTATGCTAACAGCTGGAGTGGCAGAGTCTCAGTGCGAGATTCTGGCTCCAGATCAAAGCAGGAAAAGtgctgctactgctgctgctgccagcatCCTCACAGAGTCCAGCTAATGACAGAAAGTCTGGAGGGCCTTCAAATAGCCCAACATCTCCATACGTGCTGTCAGCACTCTACACAGAATAACCAAGGGTTCTAAAGGAAGGAGGCTTTTAACGAGACCTTTAGTTAGATTTAGTTACAACAAAGATAAAAGGGACAATATCAGTTATTAAAGTCATCGTTCTTAACAAAACAATTCATGATAAAATACCATGTTCAAAAAACATAAAGACTCCATCAAACACATTATTACCCATTTTTATTGTCCTCCATCATCTCGccttcacacaccaacactcgcgttcacacaccaacactcgccttcacacaccaacactcgccttcacacaccaacactcgccttcacacaccaacactctccttcacacaccaacactcgccttcacacaccaacactcaccttcacacaccaacactcgcCTTCAATCACCAACACTCGccttcacacaccaacactcgccttcacacaccaacactcgccttcacacaccaacactcgccttcacacaccaacactcgccttcacacaccaacactcgcCTTCAATCACCAACACTCGccttcacacaccaacacttgCCTTCAATCACCAACACTCGccttcacacaccaacactcgccttcacacaccaacactcaccTTCAATCACCAACACTCGctttcacacaccaacactcatCCTCACATGCCAACACTCATCTTCACACGCCAACACTCAtcttcacacaccaacactcattctcacacaccaacactcaccCTAACACGCCaacactcattctcacacaccaacactcaccCTTACACGCCaacactcattctcacacaccaacactcaccCTTACACGCCaacactcattctcacacaccaacactcaccCTTACACGCCaacactcattctcacacaccaacactcaccCTTACACGCCaacactcattctcacacaccaacactcaccCTTACACGCCAACACTCATTTTCACACAACACTCGCCTTCAAACACCAACTTTCTTGAtaaaacaccaacactcacCATCAAACACAATATCCACTTTTAAAACACCAACGTTCTCCATCCCTCACCAAAGATTTAAGATTAAACACCCAAACAAACTCCACTGCACACAGAAATCATCATCAGACCCTAGGAGTCATCATCAACATGCACTttattggttatttattttaaagcctgattgtatgtgtgaataaaatacttgttttttttggtgtttgttgTGTCCTGACCTGATAACTAAAGCATCTGGTGTATCTTTCTCCTTTCCTCCATCAGGTCTACCAATACATGCATGAGACAATAACAGTGAACGGCTGTCCGGAATATCAGGCTCGAGCCACAGCAAAGGTGAGAACGGCTACGATCAAGTTCATCTAGCTAGCATGCAGTGGCTAGTCTTTTATACACTGCGTTCCTCAGctgtgctgtaaatgtgttaGAGAGTTAAAGAGAGTTATATGTCTTATGGATGAAGTTGCTCTGGATTTTCACTTAGCATTGTCTTCTAATCTAGCATAAGATTCCACTATATGGAGAAATTTTAGTATTGTGTGGGAATCAGAAGCCCAGAAGCCCCGCCTTTTTTCCCTGTCTTACATTAGTGATATGTTGGCCGGTGATCTCGGATCTTCCTGTTTAAAACTGGGAAGAGATTTGAGTTCATTCATGTGACATAAAATCTATCAGTATTTTTCCACCAAAGAACAGAAGTAAAGGTGGGAGAGAAGATGAAGCAGAATGTAGTTCAGAGTGAAGGACGAGTGCAGCGTGGAGATGATACATGGCACTGTCATGTCGTGAGTTCAGCGCTTTTGTCTGGGAGTCTTCAGGGTTTCGTATCGACTGAAGTCAATTAGCGCACTACAGTGTATAATAGACCATTAGCCACAAGGAAACGAGGGGGAACAGAATATGCTAATAGTCTTCAAGGACATGAAAGGCTGTGGAGTTTATAACGAGCCGCATAATGACAactttctcttttctgtgtgtttaaagtgaatTGTGAATAATCAGTCGTACACGTAGAAGTACACAGACGTTTACACGCAGCGTAATGAGCAGCACCACGTGAGTTTGTGTGAGCTGTAGACGTGAGCTTTGTCTCTTTTATGATGAGATGGTAATTCAGGTCATGTTCACTGAGTACTGTGTGAATTTTAATAAAGCAGCCTGGTTTCAACTGCAGAGATCATTTATCTTCTGTCCTCTGTAAAgagggtgtggcttctgtgtgtgtcctgtcagtctcagtgaaggaggtgtggcctctgtgtgtgtcctgtcagtctcagtgaaggaggtgtggcctctgtgtgtgtcctgtcagtctcagtgaaggaggtgtggcctctgtgtgtgtcctgtcagtctcagtgaaggaggtgtggcttctgtgtgtgtcctgtcagtctcagtgaaggaggtgtggcctctgtgtgtgtcctgtcagtctcagtgaaggaattgttgcctctgtgtgtgtcctgtcagtctcagtgaaggaggcgtggcctctgtgtgtgtcctgtcagtctcagtgaaggaggtgttgcctctgtgtgtcctgtcagtctcagtgaaggaggcgtggcctctgtgtgtcctgtcagtctcagtgaatgaggtgtggcctctgtgtgtgtcgtcAGTcttggtgaaggaggtgtggcctctgtgtgtcctgtcaatctcagtgaatgaggtgtggcctctgtgtgtgtcgtcagtctcagtgaaggaggcgtggcctctgtgtgtcctgtcaatctcagtgaatgaggtgtggcctctgtgtgtgtcctgtcagtctcagtgaaggaggtgtggcctctgtgtgtcctgtcagtctcagtgaaggaggcgtggcctctgtgtgtcctgtcagtctcagtgaaggaggcgtggcctctgtgtgtgtcgtcAGTcttggtgaaggaggtgtggcctctgtgtgtgtcctgtcagtctcagtgaaggaggcgtggcctctgtgtgtcctgTCAATctctgtgaaggaggcgtggcctctgtgtgtcctgtcagtctcagtgaaggaggcgtggcctctgtgtgtccaCTCTGTGTgatgatataaatatatcatcAGAGGTATATATTCAGATTCTAAACAAAATCTAACTTTAGCTGCATCCTTGTAAACCTAgagatgatttattttcttatctTTGGCTTGCTGTTGTTGTTTAGCTTTTAGTACTGGTCTAATTACACAGTATAATGGCTATAACTGTGCTAATGCTTTGCTAGCAGTAATTGGTTCTATTTAGGCATCCTTCTTAGCAGGCTAGTTATTGTTATGTAGACTATTATGATGAAGTCATCAGGTTTGTGTCTGGCTGatcaaacaaattttattttttatcttcatggcaaaataaagaaatgctaAAAAACGGACAGAACTCATTTCACCTTGGCATGAGCTTTTCACTCCTAACAACAGTCATATGGTTTAGCGACACTGTGCTGGAAAGCTGTACCGGGAGAATGTCTATGACACTCCTGCAGCTTTGGGAGTATATTTGGCGTCGGAGACGTTGTTCACCATATGCTACTATGACACTTTCTCTCCTGGTGAGTGTGAAGCTGTCAAGGtcgagtctgtctgtgttctgcATACTGAGCACATGCTTACAGATACCAGCTCTTAATTCCAGTGCTGAGGAACAGAAGAAGATGTTTTAAAGTGTCAGTGAGCAGCTCAGAGCCACTCACATGTTTTTCACTTTAAGTCTTCTCTTTCCTGAAAACCAATAttttaataagaacaaaaaCTTGCAGCAACTCTCGTTGATGTTTCAACCTGTTTCCTTAAATGCTAGTGTTCCAGGAGAACTTAGATCATGCTAGTGTTCCAGGAGATCAGACTTAGATCAACTTAGATCAGAATCGGTTCCTACAAATAATTTCATATTGTGTGAGACGGTGTGTCTAAAAGTCCTGAAACCTTACTGTTTTAACATGCTGTCTTtactgttcttttattttcattgtataaagtgttaaaatatattatttttagtgAGTCATATTTTTctgtgatataaaataaattattttgtagtGTGATTTTAATCCTTGAACACGCAGACGAtctttacaaacaaacaatggtGTGGCAAAACTTTTAGTAAACATTCAGAAGTTTGAATTTCTGGGGCAGAATCTCAAATCTTGTCCTACATTCCACCTATAGGGCAGTAGGTAGGGTGTTGAGATCCGTTGTGCCTTCTGTGGGAATAAACATACGGGATAGGAAGCTATTTTGGATTAATCTTATTCcctcaaccaatcagaacacattGTAgactgtattgttttgtatttaatgaGTGATTAAGTtcctttttcctctgtttggTGTCTCGTCACTAGGCGACAGTGGCAGCTTTTGCTGCGAGTGAAGGCCACTCCCACCCACGAGTGGTGGAATTACCCAAAACAGATGAGGGGCTGGGCTTCAACGTGATGGGCGGGAAAGAGCAAAACTCCCCAATCTACATCTCCCGCATCATCCCAGGAGGCGTGGCTGAGCGAAACGGGGGCTTAAAAAGAGGCGACCAGCTTTTGTCTGTCAACGGAGTGGTGAGTTTTAATCCTGAGAGCGTTTCCACACATTTCCTTAAAAGGTTCTTAACTCAACCTCTTAAATACAAGAAGGTTTGATTAAAAGAtactgaaaatgaaagaaattccCAAACATCTCTGACATATTAATCCATCTGGGTGGAGCAGCGAGATCTTCGTCTCTCACTCAGGAATCCTTTCTAACTGCTCTTAATCACTACACCAACTGACAGCAAACCTGAAGACTTGAAAaagtttatctgtttattatatGAGACGATTGTTAACGCTTTTCAACATAgatttgaatgaaaatgtctttattttttctcctgttcACATCAAGATAGACAAATTCCAGCCTAttttttcactcacacactgacatcacagcGTGAGCATGCACACtcctgttcttgtgtgtgttctgaatgtGTTCATCACAGCTGCTGGTCAGTGAGTTCTTTGAGAACTATAGGGATACTGTGACTGAGGAGTGTGACTCtgcatttctatttttctacAGATTCAGTGCTTGGCAACCTAAAATCACAATAACAAGCACTACCGCTGTATCCATGACAACATTAGTAGTATATTAGTCAGATAAAATAGTATGATAGGACACGGCCAAAGGCTACCAGCGTAGAGTCAGTACTTACATACAACACAGTATGAGGACGAAGGTCGTGGTGATTGGCCCCTTAGGTCCAGTGCTTGACCCCCTAGATTCTGTGCTTGGCCCCATAGATttggtgcttggccccctagATTCGGTGCTTGGCCCCCGAGATTCTGTGCTTGGCCCCATAGATTTGGTGCTTGGCCCCCTGGGATTCGGTGCTTGGCCCCTAGATTCGGTGCTTGGCCCCCGAGATTCTGTGGTTGGCGCCATACATTTGGTGCTTGGCCCCCTGGGATTCGGTGCTTGGCCCCTAGATTTGGTGCTTGGCCCCCGAGATTCTGTGGTTGGCGCCATACATTTGGTGCTTGGCCTCCTGGGATACGGTGCTTGGCCCCCTAGATTCGGTGCTTGGCCCCGTAGTTTCTGTGCTTGGCCCTCTAGATTTGGTGCTTGGCCCCCTGGGATTCGGTGCTTGGCCCCCGAGATTCTGTGGTTGGCACCATACATTTGGTGCTTGGCCCCCTGGGATTCGGTGCTTGGCCCCCGAGTTTCTGTGCTTGGCCCCCTAGAGTTGGTGTTTGGCCCCTAAAGACTCCTGAACACATAATCCATCTCCTTTAAACTCTAACATGACTCAGACAGGAGTGAAGTGTTTTTTCTCTCAGAGCTTCTCCTCGTTAAATCCTGTCTGAATCACTGCTAAAAGGGAGCCACAGACAttttagtgctttttttttttcaaacttctCTTTGTCAGTTTCTCCTTCAAACTTTCAAATGGTGACAAACTTCAGACTGtaatttgtttttctcacaCAACGTGAAGGAAAAATAGAAACTTCCTGCTGTGGCACCACACAGGATCCATCTGAGCTTTCATTTTGTTATATCGGAAAAGTCTGGCGTTAGGTTGGAGGCTGAGGTTCtcattaaatgaaaaacaaattattgcttatttttgatatttttgatGAAGTACGATTGAACATTCGTCACGTTTCTAAATAACTGCAGCCTCAATGCACAATGTAATGCTCACATTCACCCCAGTCACGTCAGAGCAACTATAAACCGCAGTGCCTCAGTACAGTggactacacaacacaatatttattaattaatgaattaattatagaGGCAGTTTGTAAAATCTAGTGCCATCTACTGTCTATTAgatgtaatgaaatgtaatgaaattacTGATGAAACCTACGCCACCTTCCTCTGAATATCCTCTTGGTTTAACCTATGCTAGCTTTCTGTTTATGGACGATAAGGAAGGAGGTGGGGCTTTAAACGAAAATTAAATTTACTTAAATTAAGTAAATatacatcattttatttatttacctgcaGAGAGTAAAGTCTtaacatataatatatgtattttatttaatgaccACAAGGGGGTGTAATATTTATTCACtaagaaacattattttatttaacttcctCTGAAAGTCTTGCTAactcattcacattcacagtAAACTAGCGGAGCTCCTTCATCGGTGAAAGAGTGTTAAACACATCCACAGTTACTCAGGTGTGTTTTGTCCTCAGAGTGTGGAAGGTGAGCATCATGAGAAGGCAGTGGAGCTGCTGAAGGCGGCTGAAGGTAGTGTGAAGCTGGTGGTGCGCTACACACCCAAAGTACTGGAGGAGATGGAGGCTCGCTTCGAGAAGCTTCGCTCGGCCCGACGccgccagcagcagcagctcctcattcaacaacagcaacaacaacacaacctcAACACTCAACAGAACCACACGGCGTAGGTGAGGCTTTTCATTGCTTTAAGGCCCCTAACACACGGAcagcagggggcgctacagataCAGAGTAAGAAGGTTCATGGTGTTTATGTATTGCCCAGCAGGGGGCGCTATAGTTAATGAACTAGCacagtttttgtgtttattatattgaaTTATTTGCCACACAGAGGCAccatatttattaaagaaaagtaCTTCATAATAATTTATTGACTTGCAAAGGGCACTaggtttattaaattaaataatattataaaataaatatattcacaaATAATTGCAGACAAGAAggaacattatttttattaagtaaAATTAACTATTTAATAATTAGCCATAATAATGAATCCATAgtaatatgttattattattattattattattattattattattattattagtcatcCTTTATGCAGCTAATAAAGACAGACAGCATGAAAGCAGCCTGACTGACTGTTAGATAACTGCAGGTTTGTCCATGTTGCtagtgtatatattattaacttTTAGCATTTTTTGGACTTCTATACTTTACAAAACCTGACTGTGTGACCAGAAAAATGCTAACATGTTCATGCTAAATAGCATGTCATATGATTTGGGACACAGTTGTTGACTTAGCTTTTGTCTTAGCCGTAGCTAACACTAAGTCTCTCAGCGTTTATTGCTTCGCTACTTCACAGATTGtttcagaagaagaaaaagtaaatGACACTACAAGCTTTATTCAACCTCCACATTCTGAGAAGAGGGTCACGTCCTATTCCAGCAAAGACCACTTCCTCTCGTTTTAGAGTACTACCTTCAGAGTTACCACATCCTGAGCGTAGACACTGGTGCTCGCTAACCGTACGTACGACAGCAGAGCAACGGACGTGAGCTGCTTcttctttctgatttttttccaccagTTGTGACTCGTTCCAAAGAAAACGTCTCACTTGTAGTTTGATTAGCGcttttgatttgtgtttttaaaccaGTTTCTTGTTTAGCCGCCGCTTTCTATGCTAACTTATTAACAGATTCTTCTGGTGCTTGTGTCTGTTAGAAAGAAAATAGTGTCAGATGTCGTCTTTTACTGGATAAAAGTGAGGTATTTTATACCATACTGTAgcaagaaatattttatataaagaaatttAGAATTAGCAATAACACTTCAGTTGGATTTTAAAGCTTCCTGAAAATTGggtaaaaattcaattcaaagcCGAACACAACAATGTAAGATACAAAACCTGCTTGGCTAACAACAAACAGAAGCTACCAGAGCATGAAAGCTAACTGCTAATGTCCCTGCAGACTTTAGCTACCATTTGCTGTTAGCCTTGATAACATTCATGGACATTCTGATAAACATTCTtagaaataaactttaataaactaCAGACTTTACCAAATTGagccaaaatgctaatatagcTAATGAAAAACAAGCTAGCTGAACATTAAGAATAACTGTTAACATTACTGTGAACTAACTGCACGCTTTCACACTTTAGAGCTAGTTAATTTTTCATTAGCCGTGTTactatttttaaacattctgtGCAGATAACATTAAAGGTACACCGCACAATTGAGAAAGCAATGCTACTTACAAGCTAACAATAAAACAGAAGCTAGCAGAACATGAATGTAAACTGCAAGGATGAATACTAGCTTTAGCCCACATGTGTTGTTAGCCATGTTAGCATCtgcataaatacatttatttacatgatCATTGACAATCACAGTATAGAGCAAATATGCTAATACACTGAATAAAACCAAGCTATCAGAACTTTTAGCATTTATGCTAACTAACTGCATGCTTTCCCATGCTACTGCTAGttaacatttaaatgtcagGACATTCTGTTCAAATTAAAGGTAACTGGTATGTGACGCtaaaaaaaagctcaaaaaaTGCTTCTATTGCTAACAACAAATGTTAGCCTGCATATCAGGAAAGTTAGCAGTTTAGCTTGATTACTAGCTTTGTGCTATTTTTGTATCATTTTGGCTCCATGCTAATTGCtgctaatttaattaaattgacaGTGTGATTAGTTTCATTTACAGTTTTGTTCACAATGCTAATATTTATGATGACGTGAATGTCGTACACagatgtaagaaataaataaataaaattatataaagtgGTGGTCATGTAACATAAcgctattttattatttgtaaattttCTAGTTTGTGATCTTGAAGAGTTTTTAACTGTAATTCTATtaaattttattgtatattctGAACCGAGCGTCTCGTTTGATCAGAATCATCTGTAATTCTGTCCACTTCTgacaatcattcattcactgaGATCCACAATGACAAATGAATTGACTCTCAAATGACTCTTTAAATGGCCCTTAAAAATTACTCTTTAAATGACTCTTAAAACGACTCTTTAAATGACTCTGTAAAGGAACAGTGCAGTGAAAAATCAgacctacacaatattttttgtggttttgttttagAGTAGGATGCTAATAAAGCTAAAGTTagccatataaaaaaaatctaacactataatattaaagatattaaaatattgaaatatagCTCGGTTGCTAGGTTTAGGTTGTTGGTATCCAGACAGACGTAGAGAGGCGTTGAAGCAACCAGAAAACAATCTGCTGTAAAAGAAATCAGAGGCAGCTGCGAGAGTTTTCATTTGAAATTGAACTTAATTTGTGAAAATGATATTTCTGCTGAAACTTGACTTGTTAGTCAGAGACAAAATTCATGCTAGCTAATGTTATACGAGTGGAAAATATTGCTAAA
Encoded proteins:
- the lin7a gene encoding protein lin-7 homolog A isoform X1 is translated as MATVVQPLSLDRDVARAIELLEKLQESGDVPGHKLQSLKKVLQSEFCTAIREVYQYMHETITVNGCPEYQARATAKATVAAFAASEGHSHPRVVELPKTDEGLGFNVMGGKEQNSPIYISRIIPGGVAERNGGLKRGDQLLSVNGVSVEGEHHEKAVELLKAAEGSVKLVVRYTPKVLEEMEARFEKLRSARRRQQQQLLIQQQQQQHNLNTQQNHTALFQKKKK
- the lin7a gene encoding protein lin-7 homolog A isoform X2 translates to MATVVQPLSLDRDVARAIELLEKLQESGDVPGHKLQSLKKVLQSEFCTAIREVYQYMHETITVNGCPEYQARATAKATVAAFAASEGHSHPRVVELPKTDEGLGFNVMGGKEQNSPIYISRIIPGGVAERNGGLKRGDQLLSVNGVSVEGEHHEKAVELLKAAEGSVKLVVRYTPKVLEEMEARFEKLRSARRRQQQQLLIQQQQQQHNLNTQQNHTA